In a single window of the Streptomyces sp. NBC_00094 genome:
- a CDS encoding MFS transporter: MSGTQAIQEHDRRDDERETSSPGVFWRFWAAATVSGAGTAVTALALPLVALTVLDATAFEVALLAAAGQVSWLLLSLPAGVLAQRVPLRRLQVTLDLVRFAALGSLPLASWIGTLTYPHLLFAALVTGSATVLFDIGNSTFLPAVVPAQQLAARNSVMSGTHAVTDTGGPSLGGVLTGATGPIGALVVDAASYLASAVLLRTLPESRPAPRTGESALRLMREGWRYVTKHPVMRPCMIWATAANFLNAALVALTPLYLVREAGLDSVQLGLVLAMDGVGALAGAAVAVRVTTRLGTARGVIMADLAGGALLLLAPLTTSAGDAYWFALGNAGFAFGTVIGSITTRTYRQTQSPPELLSRVMATVRFVSWGALPLGALTAGLLATQVGAHTALWTVCAAALLPPLYLFSTTVGRHRDLI, from the coding sequence ATGAGCGGAACACAAGCGATCCAGGAACACGACCGACGCGACGACGAACGGGAGACCTCGTCGCCGGGCGTCTTCTGGCGCTTCTGGGCCGCCGCCACCGTCAGCGGCGCGGGCACCGCCGTCACCGCCCTCGCCCTGCCGCTCGTCGCCCTCACCGTCCTCGACGCCACCGCCTTCGAGGTCGCCCTGCTCGCCGCCGCCGGGCAGGTCTCGTGGCTGCTGCTCAGCCTCCCGGCGGGCGTCCTCGCGCAGCGCGTGCCGCTGCGCCGACTCCAGGTCACGCTCGACCTCGTACGGTTCGCGGCGCTCGGATCGCTGCCGCTCGCCTCGTGGATCGGCACGCTCACGTATCCGCACCTGCTGTTCGCGGCGCTCGTCACCGGCTCGGCGACCGTGCTGTTCGACATCGGCAACTCGACCTTCCTGCCCGCTGTCGTCCCGGCCCAGCAGCTGGCCGCCCGCAACAGCGTCATGTCGGGCACGCACGCCGTCACCGACACCGGCGGCCCCTCCCTCGGCGGCGTCCTGACCGGCGCGACGGGCCCGATCGGCGCGCTCGTCGTGGACGCCGCCAGCTACCTGGCCTCCGCCGTGCTCCTGCGCACCCTCCCCGAGAGCCGCCCCGCGCCCCGCACCGGCGAGAGCGCGCTGCGGCTGATGCGCGAGGGATGGCGCTACGTCACCAAGCACCCGGTCATGCGCCCCTGCATGATCTGGGCGACCGCCGCCAACTTCCTCAACGCGGCCCTCGTCGCCCTCACCCCCCTCTACCTGGTCCGCGAGGCCGGCCTCGACTCCGTACAGCTCGGTCTCGTCCTCGCCATGGACGGGGTCGGCGCGCTCGCCGGCGCCGCCGTCGCGGTCCGCGTGACCACGCGCCTGGGCACCGCGCGGGGCGTCATCATGGCCGATCTGGCCGGCGGCGCGCTGCTCCTGCTCGCCCCGCTGACCACGTCGGCGGGGGACGCGTACTGGTTCGCCCTGGGCAACGCCGGCTTCGCCTTCGGCACCGTCATCGGCTCGATCACCACCCGCACCTACCGGCAGACGCAGTCGCCCCCGGAACTGCTGTCCCGCGTGATGGCCACGGTCCGCTTCGTCTCCTGGGGCGCGTTGCCGCTCGGCGCGCTCACCGCCGGCCTCCTCGCCACCCAGGTCGGCGCCCACACCGCGCTCTGGACCGTCTGTGCCGCCGCCCTCCTGCCCCCGCTCTACCTCTTCTCCACCACGGTGGGCCGCCACCGCGACCTCATCTGA
- a CDS encoding winged helix-turn-helix transcriptional regulator yields MRSVPERDAACAIAQAASVVGDWWSLLLIRETARGHHRFDALQEELGISRKVLTERLAHLVETGVLEKVPYQERPTRHEYRLTESGRGLLPVLLSMQDWADRWLLGDGSLSGTADETSAEARRVADLTGRRLPRLRLPGHRDGAPVDPVAGGVATVLFCYPATGSPSPLPEGWSHIPGTVGCTLENRLFRDAYEDFRAAGAEVRGVSTQRPDEQRVFASQEDIPFTLLSDVDLRLAAALRLPTFRAGQLLRLKRTVLVIDRDGTVRHARFPVTDIPAAVSEALAEVRRLAAED; encoded by the coding sequence ATGAGGTCGGTTCCCGAGCGGGACGCCGCCTGCGCGATCGCGCAGGCCGCGTCGGTGGTCGGCGACTGGTGGAGCCTGCTCCTGATCCGGGAGACCGCCCGAGGGCACCACAGGTTCGACGCGCTCCAGGAGGAGCTGGGCATCTCCCGGAAGGTGCTCACCGAGCGCCTGGCGCACCTGGTGGAGACGGGGGTGCTGGAGAAGGTCCCGTACCAGGAGCGGCCGACGCGGCACGAGTACCGGCTGACCGAGAGCGGCCGGGGGCTGCTGCCGGTCCTGCTGTCGATGCAGGACTGGGCCGACCGCTGGCTCCTCGGCGACGGCTCGCTCAGCGGCACCGCCGACGAGACGAGCGCGGAGGCACGGCGCGTCGCGGACCTGACGGGCCGGCGACTGCCGCGCCTGCGGCTGCCCGGTCACCGGGACGGCGCGCCGGTCGACCCGGTGGCCGGCGGCGTGGCCACCGTCCTGTTCTGCTATCCGGCGACCGGGAGCCCCAGCCCCCTGCCGGAGGGCTGGTCGCACATCCCCGGCACCGTCGGCTGCACGCTGGAGAACCGGCTCTTCCGGGACGCCTACGAGGACTTCCGCGCCGCGGGCGCGGAGGTGCGCGGCGTCAGCACCCAACGCCCCGACGAACAGCGCGTGTTCGCTAGCCAGGAGGACATCCCCTTCACCCTCCTCTCCGACGTCGACCTCCGCCTCGCCGCCGCCCTGCGCCTGCCTACCTTCCGCGCCGGACAACTGCTGCGACTGAAACGGACCGTGCTGGTCATCGACCGTGACGGCACGGTGCGGCACGCGCGGTTCCCGGTGACGGACATCCCGGCAGCGGTGAGCGAGGCGCTGGCCGAGGTACGGCGCTTGGCCGCGGAGGACTGA
- a CDS encoding VWA domain-containing protein, which yields MITRKRLATGACALLAALTAALLPTSAAADGPPAKESPKVELVLDVSGSMRAKDIDGKSRMSAAKQAFNEVLDAVPEEVQLGIRTLGADYPGPDRKRGCKDTRQLYPVGPLDRTEAKTAVATLAPTGWTPIGPALLGAAEDLEGGDATRRIVLITDGEDTCAPLDPCQVAREIAAKGIHLVIDTLGLVPDAKTRQQLICIAEATGGTYTSVHRTDELSRRVKQLVDRAADPVVTPVGTKGAPRCADAPQLKAGLYTDRETFGEHRWYRVDLLPGQELRASVSVSADRAVNNDYGVLLRAVTLSGREIVRGSEAGDGRTDVISTGLRYPKPDLDDGPGDAKPAAETVCLQVSNSFSAPPSVKTTPGMPIELTVDVVDGPSAASDVASFGLGRGWWLLGVLVLAGFLAGLVWGWVSRWRVAVWRTN from the coding sequence ATGATCACGAGAAAACGGCTGGCGACCGGGGCCTGCGCACTGCTCGCCGCCCTGACCGCCGCGCTCCTGCCGACGAGCGCGGCCGCCGACGGACCGCCGGCGAAGGAATCCCCCAAGGTCGAGCTGGTGCTCGACGTGAGCGGCTCCATGCGGGCCAAGGACATCGACGGCAAGTCCCGCATGTCCGCCGCCAAGCAGGCCTTCAACGAGGTCCTCGACGCGGTGCCCGAGGAGGTCCAGCTCGGCATCCGCACCCTGGGCGCCGACTACCCCGGCCCCGACCGCAAGCGGGGCTGCAAGGACACCCGGCAGCTCTACCCGGTCGGCCCGCTCGACCGCACCGAGGCCAAGACCGCGGTGGCCACCCTCGCCCCGACCGGGTGGACCCCGATCGGACCCGCGCTGCTCGGCGCGGCCGAGGACCTGGAGGGCGGCGACGCCACCCGCAGGATCGTGCTCATCACGGACGGCGAGGACACCTGCGCCCCGCTCGACCCCTGCCAGGTGGCTCGGGAGATCGCGGCGAAGGGCATCCACCTCGTCATCGACACCCTGGGCCTCGTCCCCGACGCCAAGACCCGGCAGCAGCTCATCTGTATCGCGGAGGCGACCGGAGGCACGTACACCTCGGTCCACCGCACCGATGAACTCTCTCGCAGAGTCAAGCAGTTGGTCGACCGTGCCGCCGACCCCGTCGTGACCCCCGTGGGCACGAAGGGCGCGCCGCGCTGCGCCGACGCCCCGCAGCTCAAGGCCGGTCTCTACACCGACCGCGAGACCTTCGGCGAGCACCGCTGGTACCGGGTCGACCTGCTGCCCGGCCAGGAACTGCGCGCCTCCGTCAGCGTCTCGGCCGACCGCGCCGTCAACAACGACTACGGGGTACTGCTGCGCGCGGTCACCCTGAGCGGTCGCGAGATCGTCCGCGGCTCCGAGGCGGGCGACGGACGGACGGACGTGATCTCGACCGGTCTGCGCTACCCGAAGCCGGACCTCGACGACGGGCCCGGGGACGCCAAGCCGGCCGCCGAGACCGTCTGCCTCCAGGTCAGCAACTCCTTCTCCGCTCCCCCGTCGGTCAAGACGACGCCCGGTATGCCGATCGAGCTGACGGTGGACGTCGTCGACGGTCCGTCGGCCGCGTCGGACGTGGCCTCCTTCGGGCTCGGCCGCGGCTGGTGGCTGCTCGGCGTGCTCGTGCTCGCCGGGTTCCTGGCCGGTCTGGTCTGGGGCTGGGTGTCCCGCTGGCGCGTCGCTGTCTGGAGGACCAACTGA